From Barrientosiimonas humi, a single genomic window includes:
- a CDS encoding tripartite tricarboxylate transporter permease, whose translation MGNFANLLDGFASAITPMNLLFACLGVLLGTAVGVLPGIGPAMTVALLLPLTYNVDASAAFIMFAGIFYGGMYGGSTTSILLNTPGESSSVVTALEGNKMARKGRAAQALATAAIGSFIAGGIGTALLAMFAPTIATQAVKLGDPSYLAIMLLALVAVTAVLGSSKLRGFVSLFLGLAIGLVGIDSLTGQNRLTFGLPLLSEGIDIVVIAVAIFAVGEALWVAAHLRRRPLEVIPVGRPWMGREDWSRSWKPWLRGTAYGFPFGAVPAGGAELPTFLSYVTERRLSKHPEEFGKGAIEGVAGPEAANNASASGTLVPMLALGLPTNATAAVMLAAMMGYGIDPGPSLFEEQGPLVWTLIASLFIGNFLLLVLNLPLAPVWAKLLRVPRPYLYAGILFFAALGALAVNLQWFDLALLLFFGALGFGMRRWGLPVLPLIIGVILGPRVELQLRRALQGHGGDWSGLLSEPVAVIVYVVIAVGAVVMIVQSFRKRRSGAGQEVPA comes from the coding sequence GCCATGACGGTCGCGCTGCTGCTGCCACTGACGTACAACGTCGACGCGTCGGCCGCGTTCATCATGTTCGCCGGCATCTTCTACGGCGGCATGTACGGCGGGTCGACCACCTCGATCCTGCTCAACACCCCGGGTGAGTCCTCGTCGGTCGTCACCGCCCTCGAGGGCAACAAGATGGCGCGCAAGGGGCGGGCCGCCCAGGCGCTCGCGACCGCGGCCATCGGGTCGTTCATCGCCGGCGGCATCGGCACCGCGCTGCTCGCGATGTTCGCGCCGACCATCGCGACCCAGGCGGTCAAGCTCGGCGACCCCTCCTACCTCGCGATCATGCTGTTGGCGCTCGTCGCGGTCACCGCGGTGCTGGGCTCCTCGAAGCTGCGCGGGTTCGTCTCGCTGTTCCTCGGCCTGGCCATCGGCCTGGTCGGCATCGACAGCCTCACCGGCCAGAACCGGCTCACCTTCGGGCTGCCGCTGCTGTCGGAGGGCATCGACATCGTCGTCATCGCGGTGGCGATCTTCGCGGTCGGCGAGGCGCTGTGGGTCGCGGCCCACCTGCGTCGCCGCCCGCTGGAGGTCATCCCGGTCGGACGGCCGTGGATGGGGCGCGAGGACTGGAGCCGCTCGTGGAAGCCGTGGCTGCGCGGCACCGCCTACGGCTTCCCGTTCGGCGCGGTGCCCGCCGGCGGCGCCGAGCTGCCGACCTTCCTGTCGTACGTCACCGAGCGTCGGCTCTCCAAGCACCCGGAGGAGTTCGGCAAGGGCGCCATCGAGGGCGTCGCCGGTCCGGAGGCCGCCAACAACGCCTCGGCGTCGGGCACGCTCGTGCCGATGCTGGCGCTCGGCCTGCCGACCAACGCCACCGCCGCGGTGATGCTCGCCGCGATGATGGGCTACGGCATCGACCCCGGGCCGTCGCTGTTCGAGGAGCAGGGTCCGCTGGTCTGGACGCTGATCGCCAGCCTGTTCATCGGCAACTTCCTGCTGCTGGTGCTCAACCTGCCGCTCGCCCCGGTGTGGGCCAAGCTGCTGCGGGTGCCGCGGCCCTACCTGTACGCCGGCATCCTGTTCTTCGCCGCGCTCGGCGCGCTCGCGGTCAACCTGCAGTGGTTCGACCTGGCGCTGCTGCTGTTCTTCGGCGCGCTCGGCTTCGGGATGCGGCGCTGGGGCCTGCCGGTGCTGCCGCTGATCATCGGCGTCATCCTCGGGCCCCGGGTCGAGCTGCAGCTGCGGCGCGCCCTGCAGGGCCACGGGGGAGACTGGTCGGGTCTGCTCAGCGAGCCGGTCGCCGTGATCGTCTACGTCGTGATCGCCGTCGGCGCCGTGGTGATGATCGTCCAGTCGTTCCGCAAGCGGCGTTCCGGCGCCGGTCAGGAGGTCCCCGCATGA